A genomic stretch from Gammaproteobacteria bacterium includes:
- the hda gene encoding DnaA regulatory inactivator Hda, with protein MTQLALDLHLRDDFNFDSYSSSSNQQLVSVLSTVHAEHPLYFWGEAGSGKTHLLHALLSQQVRQGKAVALLSLKNSQRPDSRVCEGLEQCRLICIDDIDAIIDDRAWQQALFHLLNRAKVSDTNMVISGRYSPQYLNVFADLQSRLAASLIFEQQVLTDIEKVAALQQRAKMRGLDLADDVANYLISRAQRGTHSLFGLLDKLDKHSLMKQRGLTVPLVKEVLFAAE; from the coding sequence ATGACACAACTAGCACTAGACCTACATTTGCGCGATGATTTCAACTTTGATAGTTATTCTTCTTCATCAAACCAGCAACTTGTTTCTGTATTAAGCACTGTACATGCAGAGCATCCCTTATATTTTTGGGGGGAAGCTGGTAGTGGTAAAACACATCTTCTACACGCTTTATTGAGCCAGCAGGTTCGGCAGGGGAAAGCAGTTGCATTGTTATCATTAAAAAATAGTCAACGGCCAGATAGTCGGGTGTGTGAAGGGTTAGAACAATGCCGCCTTATTTGTATAGACGATATTGATGCAATTATTGATGATCGAGCCTGGCAACAAGCCCTGTTTCATTTGCTTAATCGTGCGAAAGTAAGCGATACGAATATGGTGATTAGTGGCCGTTATTCACCACAATACTTGAATGTGTTTGCAGATCTTCAGTCGCGTCTTGCTGCAAGCCTAATTTTTGAACAGCAGGTATTAACGGATATTGAAAAAGTAGCTGCCCTGCAGCAACGCGCAAAAATGCGTGGTTTAGATTTAGCTGATGATGTGGCAAATTATTTAATTAGTCGCGCGCAGCGAGGCACGCATAGCTTATTTGGGTTACTTGATAAGCTTGATAAGCACTCGTTGATGAAGCAACGAGGGTTAACGGTACCATTGGTGAAGGAAGTATTGTTTGCAGCCGAGTAG